The stretch of DNA AGACGACGTTTGGGCTGATGACGCGTCACAATCTATTTGGGCCGTCGTGGTCGTTCGACCAGGCGGGGCCGCTGGCGAAGACAGTGGAGGATACGGCGATTGTTCTGCAGGCGATAGCGGGATATGACCATGAGGACCCGGTGAGCATCGCGGGGGAGAGGCCAGACTATCGAAAGGGGCTAAAGGGAGGGATCAAGGGGCTGAGGGTGGGGGTGCTGGAGGAGTATGTGGGTTCGCACTCCACGGAGGAGGTAGAGGCGTCGGTGCGGGAGGCGGTGAGAGTGTTGGAGAGGTTAGGGGCGACGTCGAGGGCGGTGGAGATAGCGGAGGTGGGCGAGTTTCCGAACGTACACAACACGATTGTCGATTTAGAGTCGGCGGTGTACTACTACCAGCAGTTCCCGCCGGAGCGGATGGAGCAGATCAACCCCGATATGAAGGGGCGGCTGAAGCGGGGCTTTGAGATTACCATGTCGCAGTACATAAAGGCGCAGGAGAAGCTGGCGTTCTTGCGACGGGAGGTGGAGAGGGTGTTCCGAGAGGTGGACGTGGTAGTGTCGCCGACGTGCCTGACGCCGCCGCTGAAGGTGGGGCAGACAAGGAGCAAGATAACGGTGCGTGGGAAAGAAGTGGACGCGCGGACGCTGACGCTTCGGAACACGTCGATATCCAGCGATTGCCACTTGCCTGCGATAAGCGTGCCGTGCGGGTTTGCGGAGGGGCCAAGGGGGCCGCTGCCCATTGGGCTGCATATCATAGGGAGGCGGCTGGAGGATGCGCTGGTGCTTCGGGCGGCGTACGCATACGAGCAGGCGACGGAGTGGCATAAGCGGAGGGCGCCACTGTAGTCTTCACCCATTCTTTTGTTCTCTCTTAATTAAGAGGCAGGTCTGAATTGAGTATGAGGTTCCCTACCGCACCCCGAAGAGTGCGGCATAGGCCTCGTCGGTAGCCTTGCATTGCATAATCGGGATGACTGGTAAGTAGGTAATATCTGCCTCAGGAGCAGGCGAAGGCTGTATAATGCCTGCCGATGTTTGCTCGCCGCGGCCCCAAGACGCCCGCCACCCAAGCGCGGCCCTCAAAGCTGTATTACGGCTGGATCATTGTAGTATTCGCGGGGATGGTCCAGTTTCTTTCGGCTCCCGGGCAGAACCATTCGATTTCAGTGTTCTTCGATCCGATGATAGAGGGGTTGGGGCTGTCTCGGACAATGATGTCCAGCATGTACGCGGCGGGGTCTATGACGGCGGCGCTGACGGTGGTGGGGCTGGGGAAGCTGCTGGACCGGTACGGCGCGCGGGTGATGATGGGAATATGCACGGCGCTGTTTGTGGCGTCAGTGGTGGTGATGGGGCTGGTGGAGAACCCGTGGCAGCTTTTCCTGGCCTTCGCGTTCTTGAGGAACATGGGGCAGGGGGCCATGCTGCTGATACCGACGACGCTGCTGGCCCTGTGGTTTATCCGGCTGCGGGGAAGGGTAATGTCGCTGGCGGCGCTGGGGCTGGTGGCAAACCAGGCGGTGGTGCCGCCTTTCAACAAGTGGCTTATCGACTCGTTCGGGTGGCGGGAGGCGTGGTTTATCTGGGCGGGGATAGTATTCCTGACGCTGCTGCCGACATCGATTATCCTGGTGCGCCGGTCGCCGGAGTCCATGGGGCTGCTGCCGGACGGGGCGAAGGCGCCGCCGATAGTGATTGGGGCTGAGAAACCTGTACCAGTGGTGAGAGAGGACACGTGGACGCTGTCCGAGGCGCTGCGGACTCGTACGCTGTGGCTGCTAGTGGCGGCGGGGGTGGCGCAGCCGATGATATTTTCGGCGCTGGTACTGCACAACACGTCGATACTGGGTACGCGGGGGCTGGACCCGGACATCGCGCCGCTAGTGCTGACGATGATCGCGCCGCTAGTGCTGTTCGGCAACTTTCTGGGGGGCTACTTAATCGACAAGGTAGAAAATCGTTATGTGCTGGCGATAACGCCGGCGGTGATGGCGCTGGCGCTGGTGTGGAACTTTGCGCTGGGGTCGACGTGGCAGGCGCTGGTATACGGCGGACTGATTGGACTCAGCATAGGCATGGGGTCCATAGCGAGTAACGTGATATGGCCGAACTATTTCGGCAGGGCGAACCTGGGGGCCATTAGAGGGGTAGGGACGACGACGATTGTGGTGTTTTCCGCCATTGGGCCGCTGCCCTTTGGAGCGCTTTACGATTTGACGGAGTCGTACAACATGTCGCTGGTGGTGTTTATGGCGCTGCCGGTGATGTCCATAGCGGCGGCGTTTTTGGCGAGGCCGCCGTTGAAGGGCGGCCGATAAATGGGACTGCCCGACTGAATAGCAGGCTGTGTGGCATTTGTGGTGGAGGAGCAGGGGCGGTGAGGGGCGAACTACTTCGCCCCTCACCGCTGAAGCGTGACACGCAGGTATACAAGACCAGTTGTGGTGTCTGGGCGCCCCAAAAGTTAAAACCTCTGGAAGAAGAAAGTGATGTCGTTGGCTTTGGGCGGAACCTTGACCTCTTCCACCCGCCTGCCATCCTCGCTCTACCAGACTTTGGTGATCTTCTGCGCTACCAGTTTGAAGTCGTTGGCGCCCTCCGGCACTGGCACGGGCTGGTCATGAGTACCAACCCCCCAACTGCCTTCGGTTATGACACCCCTCAGGTCATCCCACTTGGCCTTGAAACGGTGGGCGCCATTGGGCGAACCTATGGGGTCGCCGAGTTTTTCGCCATCCTTGGTGAACTGGAGCCGCGCCCTGCCACCGAACCAGATTTCTATGTCATTAGCGTCGGTGTTACAGATGCGATCGCCGATAGGCTGCCCGTCCTCGGTGAACTGGATGCAGGCGATAGGTATTCCCTCCTGGCCCTGGACGCTGGATGCCAATGCAAGCCAGGAAGTAAACAACAAGATGCCCAGAATTAGGGCTAAGACAGGGAACCGAAGGAACACAGCGACGGACGTTTGACCGGTACTCATTTTAACCTCCTCCCACAAAGTACCCCCGCTATGATACCGAGCGCCGTCCAGAATCAGGCTACAAACGGAGCAAATCCATTATAATTTAGGTTTTGCCTCTGTCAATAGACCTAAAGATTCAATTCTTTTACGTATAACGCTACATATAGTGCTTAAGTTTGCGCTTTGCGTAAATATGCTGCTCATCGTCGGCAAATAGAGCTGTGGCTGGCATTGAGCGGCCACATTGGGGCCGCTGGTGAGACGTGGGGCGAAGCATCCCTCCCGATTAATGGAGGGTTTGCGGGGTGTTTGCCGGGGAGGGGTATCAGGCTGAGGGCGGCGGTCAGGTGTTGAGAAGGGCTTCGCCTTCAGAGGCTGCCCTCAATAAATCTATCAACCTGCGCACAGGCACAGTGTCAAATTCGGGGGCTTTCATGGGGAGGGTAGCGGTTACGCGGTAGTGGTTGACACGGCCAACCAGGCGTTTGCTGACGTATCCAGCGTCCATGAGCTGCGAAATAATCCTTCTTATTGAAGGCTCGGCGATACCTAAGGAATCTGAAATCACACGCACAGTTACCTTTTCGTGTTTATCGATAAATACCAAGACCCTAGCGTGATTAGTTAAAAACCTCCATCTTGATGACTTAATAGTGCTTATTTTCGATAACTTATTTAAAAGCGTATATGAAACCGTCTTGTTTTACTTCTGGGATTCTAGCACTATGCCAAACATAAGTTCAAGACTGGCTTTCCAATTGGATTTTTCTTATTGAGTCTTGAAAGCCCTATTTTTTAGCAGGAGACAATGGCAAGCAGTAATTTACTGTTAGATTCAGGAGCTATCCAAAATGCTGCTTTCCCTCAAACTCATTCCTGCTGACGTTTGAGATCTAAGGGCTTCAGGCCAATCCAGTCCCAACTTTTTAGGAAATGCATCGTGGATTTACGGACTCTCAGACCTTTGGTTCGTCTCTTCATTCCGCTCTTAGCCCTGGCGGGGCTAGCCTTTTTCATCGTCGCCGCAGGCAGCGATGAAACCCCCACCACCGCCGCCACCTCTACCCCCACCAGGCCCGCCACCACCAACACGCCAACACAGGGTGCTACTACCGCGGGGCCGACGGCTACGCCGACGCGAGGGGCTACTACAGGCGCACCGACAGCTACGCCCACCCGCGCGGCGCCTACCGCGACAGCTACTACTGCGTCTAAAGTTCCAGTGAAGCCCCGGCTGGTTATAGCCCTTCCCGCTCCGGCTGAGCAGCAGACCGTTCCTTACACCCAGTCCCAGGTCTCGGAAAAGCTCAACGGCCAGTACGACCACCTCATAGGCCGTAACATCACCACCAACGAGGAGCAGCCTGAGCTGGCCACCACCTGGTCTGTGGCTCCCAATGGCAAGGACTGAACCTTCAACCTGAGGCAGGGCGTTCCTTTCTACAAGGACGGCAAGCCCATCCCGGGCTATACCTTCACCAGCAAGGACCTCAGGCTAACATGGGAATTGCTTAACGATGAAGGCGGACCTTATGGCTCCAAGGACACCAGAAGCCCCGGCGAGTGGACCGCTCGTATGGGCGGCGCCGACAACTGGGAGTTCCCCAACGACCAGACCGCCATCATCAAGGCTCCCGACATTATCCTGGACCTGGGCTTCTTCATGTCTGACGAGTGGGAGTCCGGCGTCATGAGCCTCCAGCACTGGGCCGCGGTCGGTGGCGAGGCTGGATACAAGGCCGATCCCGTCGGCAACGGCCCCTGGACCTACGTTAAGCACTCCGTCAACCAGGAATTTCTGCACAAGCGTGTGGAGAACCACTACCGCAGGACTCCTGAGTTCCATGAGCGCCACATACTCCTGGTACAGGAAGCCGCCACCCGAATGGCCGCTCTTCTAGCCAAGGAAGTGGATATCATTCCCTTAATCCGCAACCAGCGCCAGACCATCACAGCCCAGGGCTTCAAGACTGAACTTTCCACCTTCCCGTCGGTGCACCAGGGCATCGGCATGATCTACTACCGCCCTGAGGCCTACTGCCCGCAGGGAGGGGAGAAGACCAAGGCCGGCCAGCCCTGCGGCCCGAGCAAGGGCTACGACCCCAACGATCCCCTGCGGAAGCCTGAAGTCCGCCTGGCCCTGAACCATGCTCTGGACCGCAACTCCATGAACACCGCTTTCTACCAGGGCAACGGGTTCCCCTCGGTGGACTACTTCCCGCCATGGCGGTCCGACTTCCTAGATTCGTGGGCGCCGCATCCTGGCCCCAATGGAAAGACCGGCAAGGCTGGCGGCTATCCGTATAACTACGACGTCGCCAAGGCCAAGCAGCTCCTGGCCCAGGGGGGATTCCCCAACGGCTTCAATACCATCCTCAACTGCCTGCGCTCTCACAACGTCATACCCGAGTGGCCTGACATCTGCGAGAAGATTAAGCAGGACTTTGCGGCCATTGGCGTCAATGCTGAGCTTGAGATGGTCAACGCCTTTGGCGAGTTCCGCAACCTGGCGTACCAACGCAACCGCGGCAACTGGATGTGGTCCGCGTCTCCTTCTCTTGACCCGGTCTGCCATGCCGTCGAGTTCTCGCTCATCTGGGAGCTGGGCAACGGCTATCGGGAGCACGAGGACGCCTCCGCGTTCTACAATAAGTGCTTGGTGACCACTACGTTTGCCGCGCGTGACAAGATATCCCAGGATTTCGGCACCATTTGGGTACAGAAGGCTTTCAGCATACCGATGTTCTGGGTCACCGCTGAAGTCGCTTTCAACCCCGCTGTAGTGGCAGAGTACAAAGTTAACATGCTACACATGGGCCCGGTTCGCTACCACGAGTACACTAAAGCCGTGACAAAGTAGTAGCTGACACCTCCGTCGGGCCCTTTCTGGGACGAAGCAGCGCTCCGAGCCGTCGGGGCGCTTCTTCGTTTTGTGAGGTTTTGGTGTCAAAATGTTTCGTCCTTTTCAAGATTCAAGTTATGATAGGGCGAAGTTTGAGGGTTGGAGAGTGCAATGACGGAACGCAAGGGCAGGCTGGAAGGAAAGGTTGCAATTGTGACGGGGGCGGGGTCCAGCGGGCCGGGGGTGGGCAACGGCAAGGCGACGGCGATACTATTCGCGAGGGAGGGGGCCAAGGTGCTGCTGGTAGACGCACTTCAGGAGAGGGCGGAGGAGACGCTGGGGCTGATTCGGAAGGAGGAAGGCGAGGTCCGACACGTCGGACTGCCCCGAATTATGGGCGATGGTGGGGCAGCGTCGGTGTTTCAGGCGGACGTGACGAAGGCCAGCGACTGCGCGGGGATGGTGGAGGCGGCGGTGAGTCGATACGGTCGATTGGACATTTTGGACAACAACGTTGGCATATCGCAGAGGGGGACGGTGCTGGAAGTGAGCGAGGAGAAGTGGGACCAGGTGATGGCGGTGAACGTGAAGACTATTGTGCTGGCGAGCCGATACGCAATACCGGCGATGAAGAGGACAGGCGGCGGGTCGATTATCAACATATCGTCGATAGCAGGGCTAAGGGCGGGCGGGACGACGCCCTACAGCGCGTCCAAGGCGGCAGTGATAGGGCTGACGTTTTCCATGGCGGCGGACCACGGTCGGGACGGGATTCGGGTCAACTGCATCGCGCCCGGGCTGCTGTACACTCCGATGGTGGCGCCTCGGATGGATGCGGACTTGAGGGAGCGCCGCAAGATGGCGGCGCCGCTGGGGACGGAGGGGACGGCGTGGGACGTGGCATGGGCGGCGGTGTTTTTGGCCAGCGACGAGTCGAGGTGGATAACGGGGGTGGTGCTGCCGGTGGACGCGGGGCTGAGCGTGACGACGCCGATTTCGCAGACGCCGCTGGCGCAGCAGAGGCATTAGATTTTAGGGACTTCAATTTTTAAGCTTTTACGGTAATAGCTGAAAAAAGATTGCAAAAGTCTCTAAGTATCCCTAATCTCTAGGGGTTTTCGTCGTATTTGGGCCATTTTCTCGTCAGCTTGTTGTCCTCTTTAGTCTTTTCTGGAGGAACAAAAGTGGTATTCCACCAAAGTAGTGTTAACTATCAAAATCTCATTCGTGATCTAGCCGAGATGTATCCCATCGAGGTCCCAGAGGTAGTAGTTATCGAGCTAATCGCAAATTCTCTGGATGCGAAGGCAACGCGGATTAGCGTTGAATACAACGCTCAACAGAAAGTGTTGGTCATTACGGATGATGGACATGGAATGACTGCAAACCAATTTGGGGAATACCACGATTTTGCCGCAGGTCTAAAGTCTCGTGGCACTGGAATTGGGTTCGCTGGGGTGGGTGCAAAGATAAGCTTCAATGTGGCAGATAGAGTAATAACCGAAACTAGAGGGGATAGTTTCAGCGGAGGATCAGATTGGTATTTAGAATCAGCAAAGAAATTGGTTTGGAAAGAAATACAACCGTCACGTCTAAGGCTAAACGGTACGAGGGTGGAAGTTCAATTTCGGAAAGATGTGCAACCTCCTTACGACTCCACCGAGGACTTAGTTAACTTAATTGCACGTAACTATTTGCCCTTACTAGATACCAAGTTTCTCCAACTATACGGGGCGCTGAAGCTGTATCCTGGCGGCCTCAGATTTGTCGTTAATGGACAAGAGATTGCTCCCAGCGATATCGCAAATACTTATCGGTTGGACAAGGTACACAGGTTTTACCCTGAAAAGAGCCGTAAGCGTTACGGGCATGGTATTTTTGGAATCGGCCTATCTGATTACCCGATAGGAGCCGGAATTTGTGGTGTTCTACTCTGCACTCGTGGGAAGGTCGTTAAAGCCGACTTTCTAGGGCAGTTTCCAGGTGCCCTAGGTACGAGGATATTGGGGATAGTTGAGGTTCCACCTTTTGTGGACTATCTCACGACTGCAAAAACTGACTTTATCCGCAGTAGAGGAAAGTTAAAGGAATTTGAGTCGTTTTATGACCCCATCCGACAGGAATTCAAAGCATGGCTCAAGGATGTGGGTGTAGAACAGCCAGAAGTAGCCGCACCAGATGAGGCTGCAAAGTTGGAGAGAGAGCTTAGAAAAATTATAGATGAAGTTCCAGAACTGTCCGAGTTTTTTGGTTTTAGAGTC from SAR202 cluster bacterium encodes:
- a CDS encoding MarR family transcriptional regulator gives rise to the protein MSTIKSSRWRFLTNHARVLVFIDKHEKVTVRVISDSLGIAEPSIRRIISQLMDAGYVSKRLVGRVNHYRVTATLPMKAPEFDTVPVRRLIDLLRAASEGEALLNT
- a CDS encoding amidase, translating into MAGIDLKEATIAGVSELIKAKKVSPVEVTEATLRRIEKLNPILKCFTTVTGEYAMSKAKEAEKEVMAGRYKGPLHGIPYTLKDLIDTKGIRTTYGYSSHQDYVPNRSARVHELMEEAGGILVGKVDCHFRRDVAVQCYNPWDLERSPGHSSSGSGSAVGASLGLTSIGSDTGGSVRIPAAWSGVVGMKTTFGLMTRHNLFGPSWSFDQAGPLAKTVEDTAIVLQAIAGYDHEDPVSIAGERPDYRKGLKGGIKGLRVGVLEEYVGSHSTEEVEASVREAVRVLERLGATSRAVEIAEVGEFPNVHNTIVDLESAVYYYQQFPPERMEQINPDMKGRLKRGFEITMSQYIKAQEKLAFLRREVERVFREVDVVVSPTCLTPPLKVGQTRSKITVRGKEVDARTLTLRNTSISSDCHLPAISVPCGFAEGPRGPLPIGLHIIGRRLEDALVLRAAYAYEQATEWHKRRAPL
- a CDS encoding ABC transporter substrate-binding protein; its protein translation is MRQGVPFYKDGKPIPGYTFTSKDLRLTWELLNDEGGPYGSKDTRSPGEWTARMGGADNWEFPNDQTAIIKAPDIILDLGFFMSDEWESGVMSLQHWAAVGGEAGYKADPVGNGPWTYVKHSVNQEFLHKRVENHYRRTPEFHERHILLVQEAATRMAALLAKEVDIIPLIRNQRQTITAQGFKTELSTFPSVHQGIGMIYYRPEAYCPQGGEKTKAGQPCGPSKGYDPNDPLRKPEVRLALNHALDRNSMNTAFYQGNGFPSVDYFPPWRSDFLDSWAPHPGPNGKTGKAGGYPYNYDVAKAKQLLAQGGFPNGFNTILNCLRSHNVIPEWPDICEKIKQDFAAIGVNAELEMVNAFGEFRNLAYQRNRGNWMWSASPSLDPVCHAVEFSLIWELGNGYREHEDASAFYNKCLVTTTFAARDKISQDFGTIWVQKAFSIPMFWVTAEVAFNPAVVAEYKVNMLHMGPVRYHEYTKAVTK
- a CDS encoding SDR family oxidoreductase, which codes for MTERKGRLEGKVAIVTGAGSSGPGVGNGKATAILFAREGAKVLLVDALQERAEETLGLIRKEEGEVRHVGLPRIMGDGGAASVFQADVTKASDCAGMVEAAVSRYGRLDILDNNVGISQRGTVLEVSEEKWDQVMAVNVKTIVLASRYAIPAMKRTGGGSIINISSIAGLRAGGTTPYSASKAAVIGLTFSMAADHGRDGIRVNCIAPGLLYTPMVAPRMDADLRERRKMAAPLGTEGTAWDVAWAAVFLASDESRWITGVVLPVDAGLSVTTPISQTPLAQQRH
- a CDS encoding MFS transporter, which produces MFARRGPKTPATQARPSKLYYGWIIVVFAGMVQFLSAPGQNHSISVFFDPMIEGLGLSRTMMSSMYAAGSMTAALTVVGLGKLLDRYGARVMMGICTALFVASVVVMGLVENPWQLFLAFAFLRNMGQGAMLLIPTTLLALWFIRLRGRVMSLAALGLVANQAVVPPFNKWLIDSFGWREAWFIWAGIVFLTLLPTSIILVRRSPESMGLLPDGAKAPPIVIGAEKPVPVVREDTWTLSEALRTRTLWLLVAAGVAQPMIFSALVLHNTSILGTRGLDPDIAPLVLTMIAPLVLFGNFLGGYLIDKVENRYVLAITPAVMALALVWNFALGSTWQALVYGGLIGLSIGMGSIASNVIWPNYFGRANLGAIRGVGTTTIVVFSAIGPLPFGALYDLTESYNMSLVVFMALPVMSIAAAFLARPPLKGGR